The DNA segment aaattccccacgtgctgaaaccgaagcctggattgccgccgatcaaacgatttttgatctaaagaagaaaccacgactaccaaggaatttcacgtgagttataagtcataaggggccccaatctacgcttcgaaaatatttcagtgcagaaaaacataaatttttctttgttaaattattggccacgccgacaagcgctttagcatttaagagtctagaatttattcatatttaatttctaagaatttgtagttgattaactatcctccgctgcctgaaccacgaccccgagcattttttaaaaatattttataattcattttttcactattttttcaaaactgttcaattttatcaattgtaaaattctgttgaatcacgcatggtatcatgcaagcacaagaacattttaactccttctgttaatgctaaattattatcaacctgtaaatcaaattctgaacctgcactgtatgattacatattttattataatatatttcagttttgttaattcgctttctgagttcgattatttcttaagcctgtcaattattgtgtctgatatgTTCTAtcatcatcaagaaccgatcgaatacgatcattggaataattgaattaagctggatactggaacaggtctaagtggatgtagcgagtggggtcagatcgagatatttattctttgtccttacctgctcatatatcagcttttatctgttacctacctcgacttaggagcgaacacatcaattgtacagcagtggcagccatagatcatataaattcctacaatagagcttaaaacccgacaagactctgttctcgaagtatattctgaacgatatttggtccaaataccgtattttaatccttcagaatttattagagacgcagtcccataaattatctacatcgggattttttctcgacctgtatgattttgtatgctcattcttcacaggtaataattttaaggtatccgtattcagtgtttagcgatcgctacactacttataaaaatttcatcattatacaatttgtcattagaggaatcaagggtgagcgagcgtttaggcctcccgcgattccgacaattgtattgagtcttgtagtgagtcaatcagtctggtgttcactcagcgtcctcacacgccattgcaaaatttatagccgctacaccattgactcagtacaggattcactctacatgtgtgaagccgttaaaaaaaaaaaacgcaccacagtgtttaaaggcatatagattatcggattaggtgtttcatttatcaaatacccgctaggtactctaggtgagaactcgtatataatatgtttctgtttgccCTCGAAGTAACTCCCACAGGCTAtattacactcaactacaatagagttaatatttgttatgctaactaaatgctgagaataataccatttattcggttgtaatataacattatcaaaaccaagcatttttcctattgaagtagatgatgtaaagtcaataggcttatcagaacgaatttcgagcttcatagtattcgtgttagctcttatattaagtttcttttcgtcactattcaatttactctttaaagctaatataatgtcatcaacttcatatgcacccgtatcaagatcaattaatttatcaccatatttgaagctagaatttttaccttttataacatttgcaatgctattgtaagtacagaaattaatcaatccaatttcccattctttatttttatccaaatcgagaatttcttgtaaatgttcatagagatcacttgatctagatcatgatgtaataacaaccatcttatatgttttcggtacaaatactggattacaactggttcgcaaaaaacaagagcataaggtgtccacatatatttgtatgtaatggttgcatgtactcaacattgtaaaagatatttacacctgtttcttttttccaatatttattcaattcataaggcggttgtaaattaccaattggatcaaaatagtaaacatttgatcctcgtttcttataaccaacccagtgtgtaccatgtccggattgagtgtctaaattaacaatacaattctcattttttagaattttattaggtaatgtatctatcatgtatacacctcgtaggggaatttgtaataatttacaccatTTTATTAGATCGTGATTGGACAATTCACCatcgatattcattttttcaccttctttgtcGTTCTACGTTTTTTAACTCTTTTTTTCTTTGGGAATAAACTTACACCATATGGTGAGGAGGATGTGGGGTTGGGCCCAATCAAAATACGACCACCTCTCGAGATTGGAGGGTATGGTTTCAAATAGTAACCTTTACCTGCAATatgctgtttcaactgagcaatagcttTTTTCCTTATCGAGCTGCTATGAGTTTTCACtatgctcttcttcttcttcttctttctcaatccaCCGCCAAatgctgctttagctttcatcacgtttgttacaagataactaagtgcTCTTTCACTTAAAGATGATTttggattcttgaatatttcccaCGCTGTGTTTGCAAGAGCTCTGTCTGCAATCGCACgcgacttattatcactattttgagtgtatgctatatcatgtaccttacaggccctatctaatgaatttataccttgatcccCTCTCATTAACCTCTCATTAACCTTCGTGCCAGGTCCGCACCACTGGTAACCCCCCGGGAGGTGAATTTCAGGTGatgcatttattaatttatttataatagttgatgtaatgtcccccgcagtacccgctatacctttgacaattttgctagccgaagtcaagattcctttacctcgtttcctagaagataactttcttctacataccatttttttattacctttcaactcaatagttgaacaccgactgaggttaattaatcaaacacttaacctcaatcgagagacaaagaaattgtctcactatatgctttatatattactacaaagttggtatgttttaatcaatagggaatacaattttctatcatcatgatgtgtcttattaacacacttgttaagtatgttgtaagttttgtagaaattgcaaagaattgaacgttcatcaatcataaatctataccaatgtcttagactaacatcgagagaagcatctgatgaattgacacatgatttgatataagataatgtatgatttcttactagctgtgattcctgcatcaattgaggtgtttccaaatccctaatcttatttctcacattttgtatagattccaatattctcttactatcattttgcattgaatcatattttttcaaagcaatatggaaaagtaatagcatattcacacaacatattataaagagaagaacaaataaaactctccatacgattatcttcattgcacaacttctccattcaagtgttgtaagcatactgataaaaatagattgttATACCTATAGTGAGTGTATAGCGCAAACAGAAGGAGGAGAATCTCGCAACAAGGTCAAGAGTGGCATGCGCGTGTGCGCAGCAGCAACTATAAAATAGCTTCTCTTGTGAGCGAACACTCATTGACTGTACAATAGCATTACTATTCTACATTCATTGAGTGTTCAGTTACAAGTGGATCTATTCTTGCGTGAactattctacatcttcttcttcttctttgacacaacaaacaggtgagaattaagaacaattttttaaaaacaatattacaatttattatcaaacactacaatatttacattatatactacTTGTGAAACATATAACCACTACATGCTATGAGAATaagattgttaaattttaacaatcttAATATCGCTCCATGTAGCGGTTATATGCTTCACTACtattcctaaatttttacagTTAGAATTGAATTTTACAACTTTAGCaggtgaaattattgaagaaaatctctgaggcaggtatacctcagagattttcttcgtagatgcaatattaatttttaaaataattcttctACCGTGATGGTTCGTTTCCTCCCGTACTGCGATTATACCATGTGGAACATCCTCCGCCAGCTCACGGAGAGGTACCCACGGTTTTGGCGTTGGTTTATTGATTAGTGTGATGAagtcctcatcatcatcatcatcccgtGCGGATGCCTCCTCCAGTAGCGGAGCCATGGAGGTGTTCTCAGACATATGTTTCTGTTAAATGAAAATCTATGATTAgtaactttattataatttgtttcagattatcaactacttgtgatcaacagattattgtcataatctcaacttgatatcatcggattgacaagacattctctacttgtgatcaacagattattgtcataatctcaacttgatatcatcagattgacaagacattctctacttgtgatcaacagattattgtcataatctcaacttgatatcatcggattgacaagacattctctacacaaagtgagtaatatcagttattgaaataatatttcttgcagaatccaatagtgaatcaaattaataagcaaaCTCTTTCACTGcaacaaataactatcaactgaatcagtaattttcttatcacttcaatattatagcaaaaaatgcatcataataatgaaatcaaaatattcatcttattcaatttttgactgaactactagtaaggttgatcagttcaaaaataaaattatacacatcttaactgaactctaatcatttaatatcacattgtGCATTGTACAAAgacatctattggaaattagttttttctcacttattagatagtagcatgcattcaacctaatcacttcaaataattatatttcttgatttcataaaacaatttatgctcaattcaaatgaatatatcatatTCATGTAGTCGAATatacatcttaactgaactctaatcatttaatatcacattgtGCATTGTACAAAgacatctattggaaattagttttttctcatttattagATACGtactgaactactagtaagcttgatcagttcaaaaataaaattatacacatcttaactgaactctaatcatttaatatcacattgtGCATTGTACAAAgacatctattggaaattagttttttctcacttattagatagtagcatgcattcaacctaatcacttcaattaattatatttcttgatttcataaaacaatttATGCTCCACATTGTGCATTGTACAAAgacatctattggaaattagttttttctcatttattagatagtagcatgcattcaacctaatcacttcaattaattatatttcttgatttcataaaacaatttatgctcaattcaaatgaatatatcatatTCATGTAGTTGAATGCACATCTTGACTAATCTCTAAAGTTGAATTAAGTTCCTATATTcgttatcaagaaattgtctttcaaatcagattcatcaataactccaatgtgagtacatgtaatgtgaacattggaaattagtttttctcagtaagaaatttatcagatactagCAAGCTTTTGGATGAcaacattatttaaaattatctgttcacattacatgttaataatatttgaaataactaacctTTGGGGGTACGAAGTTGGTTTCTTCCTCATCCTCGAGAAATTGCAGTTTTCTCTTCCCCTGCTGTCTGTTGCTGGTAATTGTTGTTAGCGGCACTCGCTTCGGCGCCCATCCTAGATGAGATGATGGTGGTGTGTCTGGTATAATGAGCTCATCGCCGCTCATCCTCCTCTCCACGAAGACTCCACGTCTCTTCAGGGGCGAGTCCTCGGGGTCAGATGcgacagcagcagcagcagcaggggGTGCAGCGCTGGTAGAAGGAATCTTCTTCTTCCGCGCAGCTTGCACTGCCCAGTAAGATGGGAATGATGGTTCTTGTTGAGGTGGTGTATCCGGAAGGATGTACTGCTCTCGTGTGGACTCCATGATGATGATAGTGAGGATATGTGTGAAACGTGACTAGTGGTCAAGTGAAGCTGGCAAATCCATTGACCGCCGCTTATATACTCATTCGTTCCTCTCTCTTTGTTTTAGGgtgagtgagagatagtgcATTTTCCCGCTTGTCACATCCTTGACATACAAATGCATTCTTACACGTACAGCAAGTTGCattcagagaaaaaatatcaaattctcacaATGCACTCGAATTCTCACTTCCACATATCTCGAATAACAATATTTCGAATGTAATctcctcattaattttcataattaacatcacatgttgacttgctaaatttcttctcaatattattattgtgattttcattatgttCGTTGATTTCACAGAGTTCGAGACTGCATAATCACTCCAGTCTTCGAGGAGGAAAGACGTGTGAAGAACTAGTGTAAGCAGAGAGAGACAGTACAGcacatcattcattgcatgtaagtatgatacaattctttatttttctaatcatgatttttcagAAGTTACTTCTTTCCTGATACTACTACAATGCACTTAGGAATCACTAATATCTCGATTACAACAGAgtgcatattgtacaatatccagcttgttttcccacagcatcttctttttcatcatttgtcgtttcttttccattatagctcatctttttatatatacaaaatggaacatgtatcactttttcataaggattttcaataatatatttgcaatatacacattgcagatatgatttctcatgtaaaaagtatccatttattgcaaaatagtctgctctattaataaataccgAGTGCTTGAATGGTTCTGGACGATGGAAAGTTAAAACTCGCTCTTCATATTgccgtagaatattattatcgaattctCCTCTTCACTGAAATATTACTGTTTGCGAAATTATTATCTTGTTTGCCATCCACATTTGGACTACATCGTTCATGTTCCTTACTAGGATCATCTGTTGGCAACCAAtttctaaatatactgaacaaaacacacattgaacaacgtcagtgctcgcacaaatttaaaaccctgtttagccatattttgaggtgacaacagactcgattctaatttccatcgattatcaaatgttaataacctcaatCGTTCGTGCATGAAAATCTGATCCTGTGAGAGCATTTTTTGCACTGTACTTGCAGCTTGTTaaatcacaactgatttttagattatgtttacttgtttttatatctaattctgtgccatagtaatatattctttgtttgttttcagtaaCCCGCTAGTAGCAGAGATGGAGCATAGCAGAGAACACAGAGTTGGAGGGGTGAGTTCGCGAGCAATTCGCCATCGCATTTCCTTCGAAAACGTAGCACCTGACATTGAAATATGCTTCAAAACTCGAAAACTCGTGTTTTCGAGATAATAAGAGAACCTGCTGCACGTTTCGAAGGAAATGTCAATGGTTTttagtattaaatgtattattgtataagatggtAGTTTTAGAATCAGAGGAATCCGAAGCTGTTTCATCCATTGTGAATCTTCATAGCTACTCGGCCATAGGCATGAATGTCTTGGAGAGTTATGacgaattgaatgaacaatttatgttaGCAGTTAGGAAATTTTAAGTTCATTCGATAACTTTGTTCGATTTGGGAGTGggtgggtgttgaagaagatgactcgcttgatgtaaatgtgattagatataatccaatgtacacaagcagttatattcaaacaccccaCTTCATCAAGAATAAGAAATGTGTTATCAatatcaaaaatctttctgataaaaagtgttttctgtgaGTGTTCTAGCCTATTTTCACCAGAAACCGAATAGGCAGACATTAACGgtgaaatatttgagcaaatttgctcacagGCTGAACCCTCGGGTTAATTTCCCAACCACCGATCGCgacataaagaaatttgaaattctcaatacagacATCGCAATTCATGTTATCGCATATGATAACAAAAAGTTTTTTCCCCTATCGAACAAGCATTCCGTACGCGTaaataccaaattaatcttttaatgttgaaaggcgatgcaggaaaaaacatttttgtttaattaacaccgcgaacgggaaaaacggattGTCGCGTCTTCTTTCTCACCTTTCGAAAGCTAAAGAACAAGTAgctgtttgtaatttctgttttcacagatTTACATCAGACAAAAGAGTAAACCGGgatgggaaagcaaatttgatgagacatctagagctttgttcaaagtttCAGTCTCAGAGAACTTCATACCCAAAACGTGGTGAGACAATCAAATTTAGAAAACTCGGTTCgactttgaagaaaaagtataccagagataatgcaaatatgattgttatattcaaaattgatcaattatcactcaaattaatacatagagactagtgggtgaagatatttgcttcagagatttcagtaaattgtgttcaaatgtgtggaattctaaGAGCATAGTttttcttactattatgacCGAATGTACAGCTAATAGTGAAAATATAGACAgggtctggataactttattgacattcagtagagagtgagtagcagtgaaagaatgaggatgtctcgtagaagacaaaacgctagtgttgctctaatcgataagattaagaaattgaggaagttttagagataaacatagaagcattgtacattttgaaaagcaatctgacaattacagagaaaaactttttaaaccgtTATCACACCTTtagttgaaatggggaaaactaaatcttctctccactctgatcagagttttataccaacaaaggaggaacaagagaagaagaagaagacaaagtatggaattgggagaaaaacatgatgatgaaacatagaagttgcatcaccatcagcagctgaaaagatctaagcatgaacgaatcaagtatatttaattcaactaggcttgagagtgatacaagcGCTAcataaagaagataaagaatcaagtgcttgcacaaatttgtatacatttcatagtgaaaaattggataactcgaTTCTTATGGAATTTCCTATGACTCTGAGCNNNNNNNNNNNNNNNNNNNNNNNNNNNNNNNNNNNNNNNNNNNNNNNNNNNNNNNNNNNNNNNNNNNNNNNNNNNNNNNNNNNNNNNNNNNNNNNNNNNNGTGAGACACAACCTATAATCTTTagaaaattactttgcatgtaaaaaatgtattaaaaaactcagacaagaataatttgatgtattaaggaagtaggaggttctaggcgcatgtatactacaataatttgcatgcaccaatcaaatgatAGCAATTGATAGGCAGTAATGGTGagccatttcaaatatatttgtatatatttcaataactgataagaatttatgaattattgttgttcagtttatgttttggatatggcccaaaGGCAGATAAATTATCAGAGGTTCAATATAAGTAATAATTCAATAGTTTGGTATaaactatttgagccttgaatggtgGAGGAAccgattatttaaattttatgtaaatttgcaaaTCGGAagtgaaaattgtgaattagaaaGGAGAACTTCCCCACTTacctgccaaccactaccatgagctgtcaccaaaaattgtagagcgcaatatcttactgtacctttcaataacttaaagttaaattgaattattaattttctcataagactttgtgatgctgtagtaaagcagaagtcatttaaatatttttaatcccttggaagagacgactttggccaccaataatccaggacccCAGGAGTTTGGATtgccatcagcagctcatagaaaatccagcacatgagtgaataatatttgaaatagtgatagggcgccctcagtgcttcgaaatgaaataagagata comes from the Nilaparvata lugens isolate BPH chromosome 1, ASM1435652v1, whole genome shotgun sequence genome and includes:
- the LOC111044356 gene encoding uncharacterized protein LOC111044356 encodes the protein MESTREQYILPDTPPQQEPSFPSYWAVQAARKKKIPSTSAAPPAAAAAVASDPEDSPLKRRGVFVERRMSGDELIIPDTPPSSHLGWAPKRVPLTTITSNRQQGKRKLQFLEDEEETNFVPPKKHMSENTSMAPLLEEASARDDDDDEDFITLINKPTPKPWVPLRELAEDVPHGIIAVREETNHHGRRIILKINIASTKKISEVYLPQRFSSIISPAKVVKFNSNCKNLGIVVKHITATWSDIKIVKI